The sequence below is a genomic window from Streptococcus pantholopis.
AGGTGAAGTCACAGTCACTTGCTAAAGAATTAAGGCATAATCTGCAGCTGGAAAGTTTGACAGAATTGCGGCTTGTGCAGGTTTATGATGTTTTCAATTTATCGCAGGAATTAGCGGCAGCTGCTCAAAAACATGTTTTTTCGGAACAGGTGACGGATAATATTTTAACAGAGAAAGCGGTTAAAGAGCTGTTTGAAAGCTATGTTTTCTTTGCAATAGAATCGCTTCCCGGCCAATTTGACCAGCGGGCTGCTTCGGCTCAGGAAGCTCTGCTGCTGCTTGGAAGTTCAGATGCGGTAACCGTCAATACTGCTCAGCTTTATCTTGTCAATCAAGATATTGCTGCAAAGGAATTGACAGCCATTAAAAATTATCTGTTAAATCCGGTGGATTCGCGCTTTAAGGATATTTCAGCCGGCATGGCTTATCCTGATTTTTCAAAATCCGATGAGACAGTTGCCTATCTGGATTTTTTTGCTGACTATACTGCTGAGGATTTTGCTAAATACAAGGCCGATCAGGGATTGGCAATGGAGGTTGAGGACCTTCTTTTTATTCAGGATTATTTCAAGGCTATCGGACGTGTGCCGACTGAAACGGAACTGAAAGTACTGGATACTTACTGGTCTGATCACTGCCGTCATACAACATTTGAAACAGAACTTAAAGCTATTGATTTTTCGGCGTCTTCTTTTGAACAGCAATTGCAGGCAACTTATGAGAAATACCTTGCTATGCGTGCGGAATTGGGTCGCTCAGATAAGCCTCAGACCTTGATGGATATGGCAACGATTTTTGGCCGTTACGAGCGTGCTAACGGGCGTTTGGATGACATGGAAGTGTCTGATGAAATCAATGCCTGTTCGATTGAAATAGAAGTAGATGTCAATGGTGTCAAGGAACCTTGGTTGCTTATGTTTAAGAACGAAACACATAATCATCCGACAGAAATTGAGCCTTTTGGCGGTGCCGCAACCTGTATTGGCGGTGCCATCCGTGATCCTTTGTCCGGGCGCTCTTATGTCTATCAGGCGATGCGGATTTCCGGTGCTGGTGATATTACAAGACCAATCTCCTCAACTCGGCCCGGTAAATTGCCGCAGCAGGTCATCTCAAAGACAGCAGCTCAAGGTTATTCTTCTTACGGTAATCAAATCGGTCTGGCTACAACTTATGTTAAAGAATATTTCCATCCAGGGTTTGTCGCTAAGCGAATGGAACTTGGTGCCGTAGTTGGTGCTGCTCCTAAGAAAAACGTTGTCCGTGAAAAGCCCCAAGCAGGAGATCTTGTTATACTTTTGGGGGGCAAAACAGGGCGCGATGGCATAGGCGGCGCTACAGGGTCTTCCAAGGTTCAAACCGTTCAGTCTGTGGAAACAGCGGGTGCTGAAGTTCAAAAGGGGAATGCTATTGAAGAGCGTAAAATTCAGCGTCTTTTCAGAAAAGGCCGAGTCACCCGTCTCATTAAGAAATCTAATGATTTTGGTGCTGGCGGGGTTTGTGTTGCAATTGGTGAACTGGCTGACGGCCTTGAAATTGATCTCAATAAAATCCCTCTCAAGTACCAAGGACTTAACGGGACTGAAATTGCTATTTCTGAGTCTCAGGAACGTATGTCTGTTGTTGTCAGACCTGAGCATACAGATCTCTTTATTGCTGAATGTGCGCGTGAGAATATTGAAGCGGTTGCTGTAGGAGTTGTAACTGAGAAACCGCATCTGGTTATGACTTGGAATGGGCAGACTATCGTTGATCTTGAGCGGAGCTTTCTGGATACGAATGGTGTCCGCGTGGCTGTTGATGCTAAAGTGGTGGACAGTGCTGCTGATTTGCCGGAACAGCGAATAACATCAGCTGCTACTCTTGAAAAAGATGCTGTAAATGTCTTGTCTGACCTCAACCATGCTTCACAAAAAGGCTTGCAAACGATTTTTGATTCTTCTGTCGGCCGTTCAACGGTTAATCATCCAATTGGCGGC
It includes:
- a CDS encoding phosphoribosylformylglycinamidine synthase is translated as MNERIFVEKKSHFQVKSQSLAKELRHNLQLESLTELRLVQVYDVFNLSQELAAAAQKHVFSEQVTDNILTEKAVKELFESYVFFAIESLPGQFDQRAASAQEALLLLGSSDAVTVNTAQLYLVNQDIAAKELTAIKNYLLNPVDSRFKDISAGMAYPDFSKSDETVAYLDFFADYTAEDFAKYKADQGLAMEVEDLLFIQDYFKAIGRVPTETELKVLDTYWSDHCRHTTFETELKAIDFSASSFEQQLQATYEKYLAMRAELGRSDKPQTLMDMATIFGRYERANGRLDDMEVSDEINACSIEIEVDVNGVKEPWLLMFKNETHNHPTEIEPFGGAATCIGGAIRDPLSGRSYVYQAMRISGAGDITRPISSTRPGKLPQQVISKTAAQGYSSYGNQIGLATTYVKEYFHPGFVAKRMELGAVVGAAPKKNVVREKPQAGDLVILLGGKTGRDGIGGATGSSKVQTVQSVETAGAEVQKGNAIEERKIQRLFRKGRVTRLIKKSNDFGAGGVCVAIGELADGLEIDLNKIPLKYQGLNGTEIAISESQERMSVVVRPEHTDLFIAECARENIEAVAVGVVTEKPHLVMTWNGQTIVDLERSFLDTNGVRVAVDAKVVDSAADLPEQRITSAATLEKDAVNVLSDLNHASQKGLQTIFDSSVGRSTVNHPIGGRYQVTPAESSVQKLPVQNGETRTASVMAQGFNPYIAEWSPYHGGAYAVIEAAARLAATGGNWSKARFSYQEYFQRMDKQAERFGQPVAALLGSIEAQIQLGLPSIGGKDSMSGTFEELTVPPTLVAFGVTTADVDKVLSPEFKAAGETIYYIAGQVLSENIDFTLIKENLDKFAAIQAKYKISSASAVKYGGVLESLALASFGNHIGASVEIEELEHSLTAQLGGFIFTSGEDIAEAVKIGETTADFRLDVNGVHLSGTSLLKAFEQPLEGVYPTEFTQTAQVEDLPIIPSNNTVQAKEKVERPLVYIPVFPGTNSEYDSAKAFEKEGGEVRLVPFVTLNEAAIKESVAVMVDQINQANILFLAGGFSAADEPDGSAKFIVNILLNRDVRQAIDKFIERGGLIIGICNGFQALVKSGLLPYGDFEAAQKDSPTLFYNDANQHVAKMVETRIANTNSPWLAGVEVGDIHTIPVSHGEGKFVVSAWEFAQLRDKGQIFSQYVDFAGKPSMDSRYNPNGSYYAIEGITSENGQIIGKMGHSERYEEGLFQNIPGNKEQLLFRSAVEYFTKS